CGCCCGGGAGTGGGAGCGTGGGACGATGGAGCAACTCGCCGCCACACCAGTGAGTCGCCTCGAGGTCGTCGTGGGAAAGCTCCTTCCGTATCTCGCCATCGGCCTTATGGACGTCGTGGGCGTCAGCCTGGTGGGAGTGTTTCTGTTCGGTGTTCCCTTCCGGGGGAGCGCGGCCCTGTTGATGATGCTTTCCCTCGCTTTTTTGATCGGCGCTCTGGGTCTGGGGATGTTCATTTCCGCCGTGGCCAGGTCCCAGCTGCTGGCGACGCAGCTGGCCATGGTGGCGACTTTCCTCCCTGCGTTCCTCCTCTCGGGCTTCATGTACGACATCGCCGTCATGCCCAAACCCTTGCAGGCGTTCACCTATCTGGTACCGGCGCGCTACTTTCTCGTGGTGACCCGGGGCATTTTCTTGAAAGGAGTGGGTATCGAGGTGCTCAGGGTCCAAGGGCTTCTCATGATCGTCTTTGCGGTGATCGGCCTCTTCGCGGCGACGATGGTTTTCAAGAAGGAGCTTTAATGAAGTCACGGTGGCGCCACCGTCTCGAGAGAATCGGCGGGATGGTGGGAAAGGAGTTTCGGCAGATCTTTCGCGATCCGCGGATGGCTCGCGTCATCGTCGTCGCCCCGGTCATCCAGCTCCTGGTGTTCGGCTACGCGGTTTCCACCGACGTCGACGAGATCGCCACGTTTCTGGTGGACCACGATCGCAGCCGGGAGTCCCGGGAGCTCGTAGAGGCGCTCACCGCTTCCGGTGCTTTCGAAGTCGTCGGCCGCTCCGACCGGTCGGGGGATCTGGTCCTGGCCCTCGACCGCGGTGACGCCGCCGTTGGACTGGAAATTCCCGCTGGGTTCTCCACGGCGCTTCGTACCGGGAGCGGCGCCCGGGTGCAGATTCTGCTCGACGGCACGAGCTCGAATACCGCCTCGGTAGCGCAGAGCTACGCCGAGCGTATCGTTCAGGAGTTTGCTCTCGGTCGGACCGTTCCTGTCTCTTCGGCCGCGATCGATTTCCGCGAGCGCCCCTGGTTCAACCCGAATCTGGAGAGTCGGGACTACAACGTGCCCGCGGTGGTGGGCGCTCTCATCCTGCTGGTTTGTCTGCTATTGACGTCCCTGGCCGTCGTCCGGGAGAGGGAGATCGGCACTCTCGAGCAGCTCAACGTCACCCCCCTTACGCCGGGCGAGCTCATCGCCGGCAAGACGATTCCTTTCGCCGTGATCGGGCTCGTGGATCTCAGCCTCGTCACCGCCGTCTCCATCCTGTGGTTCGAGGTGCCTTTCCGCGGGAGTGCTGTGCACCTGCTGGCGGCCAGTATTCTCTATCTGTTGTCGGGCCTCGGCCTGGGCCTCCTCATCTCGACCGTCTCGTCGACTCAGCAAGAGGCGTTCATGGCCAGCTTCTTGATCTTTCAGCCCGCCATTCTTCTATCGGGCTTCATGTTTCCGGTGACCAGCATGCCCGAGATATTCCAGTGGGTCACTCTGCTCAATCCCGTGCGCCACTATATCGAGGTAGTCCGTGCCGTGTTTCTCAAGGGCCCTTCCATCGAGGCGCTCTGGACACAGTACACGGCGCTCTTACTGATCGGGGGGACGCTTCTCTGGATCGCCTCGAGGCGGTTCCAAAAGACGGCGCGCTAGTCAGCAGGCTGATGAAGAAGTACCGCCCAGCCTGCCGAGCGGCGCCCAAAACGTCTGCCGCGAGATCGGCGCGAAGCGCCGCAAAGGCCGAGCCGTGGCGCCCGGGCGATTGCGGGTCCCGCCACGGCACTCAGCACTCTAGAGTGCCGTTCATACTGCGACCGGAATGCTAGGATAGCGACGCGAGGCAGGAAAGTGGAGCTCGACCTGGTCGTTCGCAATGGAAACGTCGTGACCGCCACCGAGGAGGTCTTCTGCGATATTGGCATCGCGGGAGGCAGGATTGCCGCGATCGCGAGGAAGCTCGACTCGGGCCGACGGGAGATCGACGCCGAGGGTCACTACGTCTTTCCGGGAGGCATCGACGGCCACTGTCACATCGAGCAGCTGTCCTCGTCTGGTCTCCGATGCGCCGACGACTTCTACACCGGCACCGTTTCCGCCGCGTTCGGGGGAACGACGACCGTCGTCTCGTTTGCCGCCCAGCATCGCGGCGATTCGCTCAAGAGAGTGGTCTCCGATTACCACGCGCGCGCCAAGGCGAAGGCCGTCGTCGACTACGCGTTCCACCTGATCCTCTCGGATCCTACCGAGACGGCGCTGCGCGAGGAGCTTCCCGAGCTCATCCGAAACGGCTACCCCTCGGTAAAGGTGTATACGACTTACGATCGCCTGCGACTCGACGACTACCAGATCCTCGAGGTTCTCTCGCTCGCCCGGCGCGAGGGCGCTCTCACCATGGTGCACGCCGAGAACCACGACATGATCCGCTGGCTCACCGAGCGGCTTCTCTATCGAGGGGCGCGGGTGCCGGGTTACCACGCCGTTGCCCATCCGCGGCTCGCGGAGAGTGAGGCGGCGTCACGCACCATCGCCCTGGCGGAGCTCGTCGATGCGCCGATCCTGATCGTTCACGTTTCGTCCCAGGAGGCGCTCGCGGCGATCCGGCGAGCGCAGGAACGCGGGCTCAAGGTCTACGCCGAGACCTGCCCTCAGTACCTCTTTCTCACCGCGGAAGACCTCGGCGGGGAAGGCATGGAGGGCGCCCGGTTTTGCTGCAGCCCGCCGCCCCGGGACGAGAAGGATCAGGAGGCGATGTGGCGCGGGCTTTCGGATGGAACATTCCAAATTCTCTCTTCCGATCACGCTCCCTATCGATTCGACGAAACGGAAAAGGGCGCAAACGATTCCGTGGCACGTTTCGACGAGATCGCAAGCGGCCTTCCCGGCCTCGAAGTGCGCATGCCCTTGCTCTTTTCCGAGGGCGTGAGGGGAGGGCGAATCGACATCCACCGATTCGTCGAGCTGACGTCGACGCGAGCGGCCAAGCTCTACGGAATGTTTCCTCAAAAGGGAAGCATCTCGATCGGGGCCGACGCCGATCTCGTCATCTGGGACGCCGAAAGGGAACTGGTCATCGAGAGCGCCAAGTTGCACGACAATGCGGGCTACACACCCTATGAAGGGCGCCGGGTGACCGGTTGGCCCATTACGGTGTTGAGCCGCGGGAGGGTCGTCGTCGAAGATAACACGCTCCAGGTCGAACGGGGCTCGGGAGCGTTCGTCGCGCGGGAGAAACCCGCGGCCGCCGATCCAACGGGTCGTCCGGTACCCGAGCGGCAGCTCGCCCGGCGCTTGGGCACGTCGGAGGCCTGGTGAGCACCTAGGGCGATACTGTCTTTGTAGCCTGGTGTCGTCAGCAAAGAAGTATCGCCTATTCGTCGTCCAGACGGCGCAACTCTTTCAACGCTTGGGCGTGCGTTTCCAGGAAGAGAATGTCCTTGGGACGTCCGACTTTCATCTTGGACGCGATGATGTGGCTCAGTCGGGCCACCGGCACCTCGACCCCCTCGACAAAGAAGACTCGCCGTTCTTCCCAAACCTCCTCGAAGTCGAAGCCCGCCATTACCGGGGTCAGGTCGATCTCGAGTCCTCTGCCATCGCTAGCGCGGCTGACGGCCCCCAGCTCAATCATCCGTTTGGCGAGTAAGTCATCACGGGGGAAGTCCAGCGGCTCGTCGCCCGCCCGTAAGTCCAGTCCGGTTGATTCACATAGGCTCCAGATGCTCACGAGATTCGCCGCGTCGTTCGGCACGAAGAGGTGGCGGTCCAGGGTCGTGAAAAGAGTGGTTCCCGATGCGGCGTAATAGTTGGCGCCCCACGCGCCAATGACGACGAAGCGGCTGTGTGGCTCCTGAAGAGAGGACACCAATCGAACGAAAGTATCCACCGCTTTCAGCGGATTCGCCGAGCTTTCTCGAAGTGCCGGAGTGATTCTTCGAGCGCCGCTGCGACCCAAGTTTTGTCGGTCCCGCTTTGGTTCTCCGGCAGACTCTCGACCCGCCCCAAACGCGCCAGGTAGTCGTCACGCAGCGGAACGTCCGGCTCGCCCGGTCGAGGCTTCTTGACGAAAGCAACCGACTCTCGATCGTCGCATCGCATCGAGGAAATTGTAGCACTCGGCATCGGCGGCTACTCATGAAGACTTCGAGTGTCCATTGGTCGAAGGCGTTCCTGAGGAGACGAGCTCGCCTGGTTGTTTCATGGCGGATGGGCGAATCGACTCTGCACCATGATGCAGGCATCGGCGAGATAGTTGAACCCGTTCGTTTGCAGGAATTCGAGGACCTCCGGGCTCTCCGCGCCCGGCTGGAGCCAGACGTTTCCGATTCCCAGCTCCAGACAATGTCGCACGACGAGGGCGGTCTCGGAGGGCGGTACGACGACGTTCACGATCGTCGGAGTCTGCGGAAGATCCCGCAGGGTCCGGTAAGCCCGGTCACCGTCCACGGCATCCCGACTCCGGTTAACGGGAAAAACGGTATAGCCCTTGCGCTTCAGGTCGCGGTAGATGATGTAGCCGTACTTGCGGGGATCATCCGTCGCTCCTACGACGGCGACAGTGGTATCCGGAAGGTCGAGGAGATCGACGATATCCTTCATGGTCCGATTGTACTCCGAGCTCGCGTTATCGGTGCACGGCGGCGTAGAGTACTCGGGCTGCGAGAAATCAAACAAACGAAGCAAGGAGGCTCAGATGAGGCGATCCACATTCACCCGACGCCGGCTCCTGCAGGGGATTCCGCTGGTGCTGATCCGCGGGAAAGCCTCGAGGAAGGCCCCGAAGGATTCCGACCGAGAGCAGCTCGAGAAGATCCTTGCCCGCCATGGAAGCGAGCTCGGCGACGTCCGGACGGTGGGGAGGTAGGACGATGGCGATATTCGAGGTCGAGAGCTGGCTGGTTGCCGAGGGCAAGGAGCGCGAACACGAGGAAGCGATGCGGCAGTGGCTAGGCTGGGTGCGAGAACACCGCGATCTCTTCCAGGAGTGGAAGAGCGTCCGCTACTTTGAGAAATACGTGGCCGGTGAAGAATCGGGTCGCCATCTGGTCATTTGGGAATACGAAAGTCTTTCCCAGTTCGAGGCTTACAAAAAGAAACGAGAGGGGTACACGGGCCCCTACGCCGAGTACAAGGAAAACGATCCGTATTACAAGGGCGTCTTCAAGCACGATCGGATGAAGATGGAGTTCTGGCGAGACCTGGAGCGAGATCTCTGGATCGAGTGAGGACCCGCT
The Vicinamibacteria bacterium genome window above contains:
- a CDS encoding ABC transporter permease, with product MKSRWRHRLERIGGMVGKEFRQIFRDPRMARVIVVAPVIQLLVFGYAVSTDVDEIATFLVDHDRSRESRELVEALTASGAFEVVGRSDRSGDLVLALDRGDAAVGLEIPAGFSTALRTGSGARVQILLDGTSSNTASVAQSYAERIVQEFALGRTVPVSSAAIDFRERPWFNPNLESRDYNVPAVVGALILLVCLLLTSLAVVREREIGTLEQLNVTPLTPGELIAGKTIPFAVIGLVDLSLVTAVSILWFEVPFRGSAVHLLAASILYLLSGLGLGLLISTVSSTQQEAFMASFLIFQPAILLSGFMFPVTSMPEIFQWVTLLNPVRHYIEVVRAVFLKGPSIEALWTQYTALLLIGGTLLWIASRRFQKTAR
- the hydA gene encoding dihydropyrimidinase: MELDLVVRNGNVVTATEEVFCDIGIAGGRIAAIARKLDSGRREIDAEGHYVFPGGIDGHCHIEQLSSSGLRCADDFYTGTVSAAFGGTTTVVSFAAQHRGDSLKRVVSDYHARAKAKAVVDYAFHLILSDPTETALREELPELIRNGYPSVKVYTTYDRLRLDDYQILEVLSLARREGALTMVHAENHDMIRWLTERLLYRGARVPGYHAVAHPRLAESEAASRTIALAELVDAPILIVHVSSQEALAAIRRAQERGLKVYAETCPQYLFLTAEDLGGEGMEGARFCCSPPPRDEKDQEAMWRGLSDGTFQILSSDHAPYRFDETEKGANDSVARFDEIASGLPGLEVRMPLLFSEGVRGGRIDIHRFVELTSTRAAKLYGMFPQKGSISIGADADLVIWDAERELVIESAKLHDNAGYTPYEGRRVTGWPITVLSRGRVVVEDNTLQVERGSGAFVAREKPAAADPTGRPVPERQLARRLGTSEAW
- a CDS encoding CoA-binding protein codes for the protein MKDIVDLLDLPDTTVAVVGATDDPRKYGYIIYRDLKRKGYTVFPVNRSRDAVDGDRAYRTLRDLPQTPTIVNVVVPPSETALVVRHCLELGIGNVWLQPGAESPEVLEFLQTNGFNYLADACIMVQSRFAHPP